The DNA sequence GTTGCCCCAGCCGATGTCCCCCTTTTCACTGTACTGGCGGTCGGCTTCCGCCTGCTTCTTGTCTTCCTCAATCTGGTACAGCTTGGCGCGCAGCATGTTCATGGCCTCCTCCTTGTTGCGAAGCTGGCTGCGTTCGTTCTGGCAGGCTACGATCACTCCGGAGGGAATGTGCGTGATGCGCACGGCGGTTTCCACCTTGTTCACGTTCTGGCCGCCCTTGCCGCCGGAACGGTAGGTATCCACCTTCAAATCCTTGTCCAGAATCTCAATACTGATGGAATCGGAAACCTCCGGCGTAGCGTCCAGGGAGGCGAAGGAAGTGTGCCGCTTACCGGCGGAATCAAAGGGAGAAATGCGCACCAGGCGGTGGATGCCGCGTTCATTCTTCAAATAACCGTAAGCATACTCTCCATCCACCTTCAAGGTTACGGAACGGATGCCGGCGTCATCGCCATCCGTGCTTTCCAGATAAGTCACGGAAAAGCCGCGGCGCTCACACCAGCGGATATACATGCGCATCAGCATGGACGCCCAGTCACAGGCTTCCGTGCCGCCTGCCCCGGCGTGAATGGTCACATAACAGGAAGCCTGGTCCTGCGGGCCGTTCAACAAGGTCAGCAGCTCAAAATCCGCCAGGGACTTCTGCCATTTGGCAAACTCCTCCACGGCCTCCCGGCCCAGGTCGTCGTCATCCGCCTCCTGGGCCAATTCAATGGTAGCGTCAATATCCTCCAGACGGGATTTCAATGCGGAAAACGCCTCCATCCTGTGTTTCAGGGGATTCACTTCCGCCATCAGCGCCCGCGCGGCATTCTGGTCATCCCAGAAATCCGGAGCGCTCATGCGTTCGTCCAATTCGGCCACTCGTTGTTGAATGCCGTCCAGGTCAAAGATAGCTCCCGAGCTCGGAAAGACGGCTGTGCAAAACAGCCGTGTCGAGCGCCGAGAGATCTGCAGCGATATGGGGATCCATGCGCGGGAACCTATCACGAATCACCTGAACGGAAAAGGGCAAAATACCGATTCTCCCGGTCATTCTTTTTTCAAGGAAAATTTCTCATGGAGATACTCCATAAGATTCTGGCAAGGAACGGAAGATCCTTGTTCCCGGCAGTGCGGCTATCGGAAAAAGCAGGGGAAAGGACATATCCCACAGCCTGAACGAATCACAGGGCCGTGTATGGAGGTATCCCGTCCTTCCCGGATAGCCGGCACCCAAAGCGCAATGGAGGCTTGGTCCAAATCCCGCCCGCCACCGGAACTAAAACCTATCCGGCAGAATCTTCCCCGGCCCCCTCAAAAGGCCGTATCCGGCAGGACTTGAGCTTTTCAATCTCCTCAAAAGTCATGATATGCTCAATCTGGCAGGCAACCTCATTGGCGCGTTCTTCCGGAAGAGCCAGTTCCTCCCTCAGGAAATCAAACAAAATACCGTGGCTGACAATGATTTTTCCCGCGATTCTGCGGCCCTGGGGCGTCAGCTTGACGGGAGCATACTGCGTGTACTCCACCAGCCCCATGTCCGCCAGCTGCTTGACGGCAGACGTGACGGAAGGCATCTTCACCTTAAGCATCTCTGCAATATCCCGCACCTGGGCCGTTCCGCTCTTTTCAGACAGCAGCCCGATGGCCTCCAGATAATCCTCATTGCTCTTGGTCAGCTCCAACATGGTATAAGAGAACAGTTAATCCCTTAGGTGAAACTAACTCAAGACTTTTTCCATCCTTATTTGGAATGAGAAAAAAAACCACCGCGAATATCACTATTCGCGGCGGTTAAATCAATCAGTGAATTACGTAGATAAGCTTACTTCTCTTCAGAAGGGCTCCATTCTTCGTTTTCACGGGTAGCCAGGTTGAAGGCGTGTTCCAGGCCCACCATGTCGCTGCTCGGGCGGAGAGCTTCAAAGGAGGCGGTTTCACGGCGGAGCTGTTCGGTGTCGTAATTGACGGCCTTGATGGAAAGGCCGATGCGGCGTTCGATGCTGTCCACCTTGATCACGCGGGCGGTGATTTC is a window from the Akkermansia massiliensis genome containing:
- the prfB gene encoding peptide chain release factor 2 (programmed frameshift); its protein translation is MDPHIAADLSALDTAVLHSRLSELGSYLDLDGIQQRVAELDERMSAPDFWDDQNAARALMAEVNPLKHRMEAFSALKSRLEDIDATIELAQEADDDDLGREAVEEFAKWQKSLADFELLTLLNGPQDQASCYVTIHAGAGGTEACDWASMLMRMYIRWCERRGFSVTYLESTDGDDAGIRSVTLKVDGEYAYGYLKNERGIHRLVRISPFDSAGKRHTSFASLDATPEVSDSISIEILDKDLKVDTYRSGGKGGQNVNKVETAVRITHIPSGVIVACQNERSQLRNKEEAMNMLRAKLYQIEEDKKQAEADRQYSEKGDIGWGNQIRSYVFQPYQMVKDLRTGVESGNIQDVMDGNLDPFIEAMLRGHKRER
- a CDS encoding metal-dependent transcriptional regulator — protein: MLELTKSNEDYLEAIGLLSEKSGTAQVRDIAEMLKVKMPSVTSAVKQLADMGLVEYTQYAPVKLTPQGRRIAGKIIVSHGILFDFLREELALPEERANEVACQIEHIMTFEEIEKLKSCRIRPFEGAGEDSAG